The Mesorhizobium opportunistum WSM2075 DNA window GCGCCGGTGACGGTGACCGCCCAGGCGTGCGAGAGAAACGCGTCGAAGGCGTCCATGCCTTCGCGCAGGCGGCCCTCGATGTGATCGACGGTGTGGATCAGCCGCGAATACATCTCGATCTGGCGGCGACCGATGACGCGCACCGAGCCTGGCTCGCAGACCCGCGACTTGTCGTTGCGGTCGACGTCCGAGCACATTGTGAGCTCGGATTCGTCCTTCTTCGAGTTGAGCAGTTTCAGGATCTGCTCGCTGTCTGAAATGGCGTCGTCACCGCGCTTGATGGTGCCGGAGATCGGGCAGGTTTCGACGCGGCGGCCGTTGACGCGCACGAACATTTCGGGCGAGGCGCCGATCAGGTATTCGCCTTCGCCCAGATTGATGAAGAAGGAATAGGGCGAGGGGTTGATCGACTTCAGCTTGCGCGAAATCTCCGAGGGTTCCGTCTCGCAGCGCTCGTAGAACATCTGGCCGGGTACGACTTCGAACAGGTCGCCGCGTTTGAACGAGTCCATCGCGCGGCGCACCAGATTGGCGTATTCGCCGGGCTCGTGGTCGCCGCGCGGCGGGATGCGGTCGGCGGTCTTGAACGGCTCGGCGATTTCGTCGCGTGGCAGGCCCTCGGTGGAAAAACCCTCGCCCGAATAGTCGTAGCGGTCGGTCCAGGCCTTGGCCGAATAATGGTCGACGACCAGGATTTCGTCGGGCAGGAACAGCACGAGGTCGCGCTGGCTGGGCTTGCGCTCGAGCTTGTAGTCGACCGGGTCGAACTGGAAGGCGAGGTCGTAGCCGAAGGCGCCGTAGAGGCCGAGATTGGCGTCTTCGGCGGTCTTGAACAAAGCGGTGATGGCGCGCAGGACAGTGAAGACCGAGGGAACGCGGCTGCGCTCTTCCTCGGTGAAGACGCGGCCGGGCTTGGCGATTTCGAGGCGGATGAGTTTCTTTGAAGTTTCGGCGATCGTCACCTCGGAAAGGTCGCCGAGCGTCTTGCCGATGACCGGCAACAGCGCCTCGCCGCGGCCGTTCAGCGCCTCGATGCGCATGGCGCGGCCGCGCGCCGAGATCACCAGCGGCGGATCGATGATGGCGGTGTCCCAGCGCGTGTAGCGGCCTGGATATTCGTAATTCGAGGAGAACACCGCGCCCCGGCGCGAATTCAAGCCGTCGACATAGCTGTCGATCGCACCGGCATAGGGCCGGTCGTGGCGTTCGCGGGTGATGGTGATGCCACCCGCGGTCACGAAGCTTTCAGCGCCGTTTTCCAGAACCTTCATCGTCATTGCCGTCTCCATCAGCTTGTTGGGGCAACGGACCCGGGACTGGCTTTTGAAAAAACAAATGGCCGCCCGGACATTCCGTTGCGGCCACCCTCTCTTTCACGCACGCGCGTTCGAACAGGCCGCTGTCAGCAGGCCCACCACCAAATGGTCTTGGTCGAACGCATGTTCATGGCGAAATCCATAGCGGCGAAAAACCGGATACGCAACTGATTTGAAAAGTCTGTTCGGTGGCCGCCGCTTCTCAGGCCCATGGCACATCGCCACAGCCGGTAGCCCTGCCTAGACTGCGTGTCCAACATCGAGAAGACGGGATAGACATCATGACCGACCAGATCGAGCGCGCGCGAACGTTCCATTCCCTTCACGTCAAGGGAAATCCGGTGGTTCTCTACAATGCCTGGGATCCGGGTTCGGCCAAGATCGTCGAGAAAGCGGGCGCCAAGGCCATCGCCACCGGAAGCTGGCCGGTCGCGGCCGCCTTTGGCTACGCCGATGGCGAGAAGATCCCGCTGGAACTGGCGCTCGACAACATCAAGCGCATCGTGGCGGCGGTCGATCTGCCGGTGACCATGGACCTCGAGGGCGGCTATGGCGTCGAGCCGGAGGTCGTCGCCCAAACGGTGACGCGTGCCTTGCGGGCCGGCGCCATCGGCTTCAATTTCGAGGACCAGATTGTCGGCGGCACCGACCTGCACGACATTGCCGTGCAGGTAAAGCGGGTCGAGGCGGCTGCAGCAGCCGTCAAGGCCTCCGGCATCCCGGCCTTCCTCAACGCCCGCACCGACGTCTTCCTCAAGGCGAAGCCCGATGCGCATGACAGGGCCCTGCTCGACCAGGCGATCGAGCGCGCGCATGCCTATGAACAGGCCGGGGCAAGCGGCTTCTTTGCGCCGGGCCTTGGTGACGAAGGGCTAATCGAGGCGCTGTGCAAGGCCACGACGCTGCCGGTCAACATCATCGCGCTGGCGCATGTGCCGCCGCGGCAGCGGCTGGCCGAACTCGGCGTCGCCCGCATCAGCCATGGTCCCGTGCCTTACCGGCAGATGGCTGAGTGGCTGGAGGCGAAGGCGCGACAGGCGATCTCGGGGTAGTTCAGTCCTCGAGCGTGCCTGACCTCGCGTCGGCGCTCTTCC harbors:
- a CDS encoding anthranilate synthase, with translation MTMKVLENGAESFVTAGGITITRERHDRPYAGAIDSYVDGLNSRRGAVFSSNYEYPGRYTRWDTAIIDPPLVISARGRAMRIEALNGRGEALLPVIGKTLGDLSEVTIAETSKKLIRLEIAKPGRVFTEEERSRVPSVFTVLRAITALFKTAEDANLGLYGAFGYDLAFQFDPVDYKLERKPSQRDLVLFLPDEILVVDHYSAKAWTDRYDYSGEGFSTEGLPRDEIAEPFKTADRIPPRGDHEPGEYANLVRRAMDSFKRGDLFEVVPGQMFYERCETEPSEISRKLKSINPSPYSFFINLGEGEYLIGASPEMFVRVNGRRVETCPISGTIKRGDDAISDSEQILKLLNSKKDESELTMCSDVDRNDKSRVCEPGSVRVIGRRQIEMYSRLIHTVDHIEGRLREGMDAFDAFLSHAWAVTVTGAPKLWAMRFIEQNEKSPRAWYGGAIGMVNFNGDMNTGLTLRTIRIKDGIAEVRAGATLLFDSIPEEEEAETELKASAMLSAIRDAKAGNSASTERTTARVGDGVNILLVDHEDSFVHTLANYFRQTGANVSTVRTPVPEEVFDRLKPDLVVLSPGPGTPKDFDCAATIGRARARELPIFGVCLGLQALAEAYGGELRQLHIPMHGKPSRIRVSKPGIIFSGLPKEVTVGRYHSIFADPVRLPDDFIVTAETEDGIIMAFEHRKEPIAAVQFHPESIMTLGHNAGMRIIENIVAHLPRKAKEKAA
- a CDS encoding isocitrate lyase/PEP mutase family protein: MTDQIERARTFHSLHVKGNPVVLYNAWDPGSAKIVEKAGAKAIATGSWPVAAAFGYADGEKIPLELALDNIKRIVAAVDLPVTMDLEGGYGVEPEVVAQTVTRALRAGAIGFNFEDQIVGGTDLHDIAVQVKRVEAAAAAVKASGIPAFLNARTDVFLKAKPDAHDRALLDQAIERAHAYEQAGASGFFAPGLGDEGLIEALCKATTLPVNIIALAHVPPRQRLAELGVARISHGPVPYRQMAEWLEAKARQAISG